In a genomic window of Wyeomyia smithii strain HCP4-BCI-WySm-NY-G18 chromosome 1, ASM2978416v1, whole genome shotgun sequence:
- the LOC129717949 gene encoding acyl-CoA Delta-9 desaturase: MSATEASAPATGSETNDTPDNSSSSPKEGDLAGSSRDYKREASWPSVLFYIHLNILGVYGILVLFSHTSAITFVFTFFLTLCGILGVTAGAHRLWAHRAYQASTLLRIFLMLCQTMAGQGSIYDWVRMHRLHHEKFRTADDPFYSDKDFLHAQVFANIRKLSLRQEKMLETIDMTDLESDGIVMFQKRFYWFLYPVLFVLLPINAPLEYWGDTVQAAIFVAFSLRYLLVLNVSWLINSAHFIWGLDKNHKQSDSNMVFVVTKSYWPQYHYLLPFDYQSGEFGNYGSGCTTAFIRICTAMGMATKLQTMTTEAVKKGLTMAVDSGRPIVDCLKQAGAEDMCNLQREHYLKNERLH, translated from the exons ATGTCGGCGACTGAAGCGTCTGCCCCCGCAACCGGATCGGAAACCAACGACACCCCGGACAACAGTTCATCGTCTCCCAAGGAAGGCGATCTGGCCGGCAGCTCACGTGACTACAAACGGGAAGCCAGCTGGCCTTCGGTGCTGTTCTACATTCACCTCAATATCCTGGGCGTGTACGGCATTTTGGTGCTTTTTTCTCACACCTCAGCAATAACATTTGTGTTCA CATTCTTCTTAACTTTATGTGGAATCTTGGGCGTCACTGCCGGGGCTCATAGACTGTGGGCACATCGAGCCTACCAGGCGTCCACCCTTCTGAGAATCTTCCTGATGCTTTGCCAAACCATGGCCGGACAG GGTTCCATCTACGACTGGGTTCGCATGCATCGGCTACACCACGAAAAGTTCCGCACCGCGGACGATCCGTTCTACAGCGATAAGGACTTTCTGCACGCACAAGTATTCGCCAACATTCGCAAGCTAAGTCTACGCCAGGAGAAAATGCTAGAAACGATTGACATGACCGACTTAGAGTCGGATGGAATTGTGATGTTCCAAAAGCGCTTCTACTGGTTCCTCTACCCGGTGCTCTTCGTACTGCTGCCGATCAATGCCCCACTGGAGTACTGGGGTGACACCGTGCAGGCTGCAATCTTTGTCGCGTTTTCGCTGCGCTATTTGCTAGTACTGAACGTATCCTGGTTGATCAATTCGGCCCACTTCATCTGGGGCTTGGACAAGAACCACAAACAGAGTGACTCCAACATGGTATTCGTGGTAACCAAAAGCTACTGGCCGCAGTATCACTATCTGTTGCCGTTCGACTATCAGAGCGGCGAGTTCGGTAATTATG GTTCCGGTTGTACTACGGCGTTTATTCGTATTTGTACCGCCATGGGCATGGCTACCAAGCTGCAGACTATGACGACGGAAGCCGTGAAAAAGGGCCTGACGATGGCCGTCGACAGTGGACGACCGATCGTGGACTGCCTCAAGCAGGCCGGTGCTGAAGATATGTGCAACTTGCAGCGGGAGCATTATCTGAAGAACGAGAGACTTCACTAG